The sequence gtcggagaccctctctgtagcttacgtgcgcatccattatttttttaacttccGTCAACGCAAAGGAGACGGACGGAGACGGCAAGGCCTGTGaatggtcctctaacaaaatcatttccggaatcactttttCCCGGTTTGACTTTGCGACTTGTTTACTTTGTACATCGTTcactttgcacattaaggaccaataaaacaccaaataagatttgaaatgttttggaagtttatttaaaacactatttacatggtttgtagGCAACATATTAGATCGATCAGGCAGTgcattgcattgcgtatccgacatcccgacggaggAACTGCGAATGCTCGAGGGGTCTCTgtagttaaaaaaatatatttgtacctggttaaataaaggattgattgattgattgttaaCCTTGAGTCGAGGctgcagcaagggctgtgaatGGTCCGCTAACGTAATCCccacgcagaaccaaaacaggttcacgactgcttCGAAGCGACtgtgtggtcattgcgttgcgtcaccGTGGAACCATAACTTAAGGGCTAATTATGGTCTCATGTTCACGCAACGCATGGGGGTTAAGGACCCCtaacgtccttgcggaccctccttgcttCCACCGCAGGGGGCTGCAGTGTTCGCGATTGCTCATCCACGTGACCTTCAGGTTGGGGCAGCGGCGCGCTACAAATCTAGATAAATCTAGATAACCTTAGAGTGATGTCAAGTAAACCAAAGTCAAAAGTTGCTGAAGGCGCAGTAATGGTACAGTCCACTGAAGGGTTGTTTGAAATCTTATGACATTAGATCATTCCTTGCATGATGAGCACAGATTGAGAAATACTACAAAACCAAACACTTGTAATTTTAATAATATATCAAGTATTTAAGTACCAACCAAACTGTCGTTTTAGTCCCTTTTGGGGGGGTCCAACCCCATTCGAGGGGGTCAGACCCCCAAAACTTCCGTCGAggagacgcagcagcaagggatGTGATTGGTCCACTGACTGAAActcgacgcagaaccataaatgcttcacgactgcgtcgaagcgtctgcgtggtcattgcgttgcgtgaacgtggaaccataatcagcatTTAAGCCCTAAAACTTAACCAGTAGCTATTAGCGTGCTGACGTGTCATGAGATGTGGATCGAGGTTGACTCGTGTAAACATTATTTAATGATGTCATGCGTGCAGTCCTACGTAGTCTGGGACTATTATGTTCCGCCTATCCAACTGCATGCGTAATGTGGTGTCGTGGTTTGAGCTGGGTAGCAAcagcaaataaataatacatgctTAAACATTGTGTGAGCAAGTGATTCTAGGCTGTTAATGTTTTATATCTGATGGCCTAAATtcgttgtttattttctttctcattGCATTTGTAGTTTGTAGTTGATGCACTCTTGTAGTATTTTAGGCTGGTTGGTCATTGTCAACAACCACCTCATCTAACCTAGTGGCCACTTGAACCTCTCGTGGGAGATTGATACACCGGCGAGAAGGGGAGATAACTCAACCTGCTTGTTGAAGAGACGGCGGACATCGGATCGAAAGAGCCGATGATGTCATGCAACATGTTGATACAGCACAGTCAGACTAGGCTATTTGGTTACTgctctatcatttatttattcacatttGCTAATTTCAGCTTTCCTTTGCTCGGGATAACCCCTTCATAAATGTCAGAAGTGGCGTCCACAGAGACAAGCGTGTGTCCGTTAATTTATTGCTCATCGAAGGCATAGCCTACAATAGTCTTTAATCATTAATGACTAAGTtttgacattaaaaaaaacatgccagTGCTGATTGGTATAGCTAACTTATTGTGCACAAAGTCTGAATGATGAATGATTGTTCTTTAAAAAGTTGAAGATGTTGAGAGCAAAGTTCACACCGCCAACGAGGGCATAAAACTAATGCTATGGGTTTGCGCCATCTAGTGGTTGAACAAGTAACAGCCATGTATTATAGGATCCCTGCAAGACGCAGGCATGGGTCCCTCAATGGCCAAGACCTTTGACAATTACTCCATAAGGCTTTAACGACCTATTTCTGGTATGAATATCCGTGTTTTACAAACACTGATTAGAATTAACATTACGTTAATATTGACAGTAACATTGTTGAATTCATTTTGAAGTCTAAAGTGAAACTAAACATGTATTTTGAAACATGTTAAACCACATTTGTTtcttttaaaatgtgtaaataaaaactaaaaagtgGACTTGCATGTACACCATATAGTTCACAAAATAACTAATTTTAGGGACAAGCCAATGAAAAGTAAATATCATTTGACTTGGATTCATAGCAAGTTAAGAGCTCATGATGATTGAATTAGTTTTAATATTTAGGTGTCCGATTCATATCAAATGCAGTTATTGTGCAACATTTCCATGTTTGCTCCATACTAAGATAACTTATGAATACTATGGACTATAAATACTCTTGGTATCACTGTCTCAATTTACTAAGTGACCATTgaaaaattattttattatttctgtCGTTTCTGAAAAGTGCATAACAGATTTTACAATACATCAAAATTCATATTTAAGACATGAACACAACCAAGCTACATTCACAATCAtaatttttcttcttcttcttctggacaGTTTGTTGCATAGGAGGAAATGTCTTACAAGCGAGTGTATAAAAATTCTGTATATTCAGATGAAGAGGGGGGAGGTCTCCGTGGCCTTGTTGTTTCATCAGAGCAGGTGTTGGTCAGTCTGTTTATGCCTTCACCATGGCAGCAAACTCTGcaaggagacagagagcgaaatagagagggacagagagagagacataaagagggggggagagaaaaagaggagacatagaaggaaggagggggggttgatggggaggagtgaggggatggggaggggggggatggacagagagaaagcCAGGGGTatagagtgggggggggagaggtgagtgtagtgagagagagagagaggatgagagagagagagagagagaggaaatagatggagagactgagagagacgaggagagagagagagaagagagaagaactactagagggaggagaggagggagtgagactgagagaggaagggagaggaggaaggggagagagtgagcatCGAGAGTGAGAGCCactgcagagagcagagagcgagcaagcatgagacagagagagagcaaggggagTTTGAAATAGAGAAATTGGATACCATAACCTACAAGGCGCAAGGTATGTCTTCATGGGGCTGCTTGTAGATTATAGaataaagacaaaaataaaCCCCTACCATCAACTCCTATCTTGCCGTCCCCGTCGGAGTCTCCAGCCTTCAGGAAAGCCTTCGTCTCAGCATCGCTCAGCGCGCGTGCACTTGCGCTGAAGTTCTGCAGGAACAGCCTTTGATTGATCGAAGAGAGAGTAGAATTAGGTGTCAAGGTGACAAAGTGTGTATCATTTGTAGCTGATATACAATGCGTCTTAAACTGCCTTATTTacttcagctcctcctcctcaatgaaGTCGCTCTGGTCCTGGTCAATGATGGCGAAGGCCTTCTTGACGTCATCGAGGGACTTGCCGGCCAGACCGCAGGATTTGAAAAACTTTGTATGGTCAAATGAGCCGGCGGCTGTTGGAAATATAGCAAAACACTGTGaatcacacacataaatgtacaGTAATGACTGAAACAAGTACTGAACATTTTTGGTTGTAGCAAAGAGGGGCGTTACATTTGCAGGCTTCCAGGGCTGCAGCAACTTCCGCATCCTTCAGAATTCCTGCGAATGCCATTTTGAGCTGTAAAAATAGAAATTTAACGAAAATAACTTTAATAACTCTTAGGGTTAGATTTCATTAAACATATTACATCCTTATCTCTTGTAAGCATCGGGCCagtttgaaaataataataataacctatCATCAGGAATTCAATAGAAAATTATTGATTAATTGatatttatataggcctacattgtaTTCATCTTGTAAACTTGGAATATTTGAACAactattattttaaacaaaccaaaaccaaaataacaacaaacaatTACAAAGACAAGTGTCAACATTGTTCCAAAACCAAAATTAAACCAGCATTTCACTTTTCGAACAAGGCAACCATCCCTAATGACTCCGTATATAATATATTGCAAGCAAAGGGCTCTTTTTGGACGGTGAGTTTCAAAGAGTCCGGCTTGATGGATCTGACACCGAGTCAGATTATGGGAGGTTTGGAGAGCGTACTAATCCATGGCATCTTGGGATCTGATTGCGAGTTCCTTCCGAAACAATGCAAAAAACCTTCTCATCTGAATGGCTGGCCAGCGTGGCTTGCAAAATCCCCAAATCCCAAATCTGAACTCACCTCTGGTAGGCCTTTTGCTTTGTACAGATGACAAACACTTCGACTGTAGTGGTCCTCCAGGCGTGTCTTTTGACCTTTTATACTTTTAGTGCATCGAAATCTGAGGCAGAGGATAACTGACACCGCAGTGAGGGGCTGGCAGAAGAATTCTACTGGCCAGTGCCTGGTCTATtttgagtttcacaaagaaGACACTTAAAAGGTGCGTTTAAAAAGTCGACAATATAGTCGAACCACAGGCtaataatatataggcctacaccgTGGAATGAGGTAGGCGTAGGGTTCTGATTGTTCGAGGGCGGGGGTTGATTTAGCCTTTGTCTTGTCAATTGTGCAGGTGAAGTGAAGAAAAGACATATCGAAGCTAATCAGaaaattattttgaaataaaacttatatgataaaaaaataaataaattgattgCTATAATTGGTAGGCCTTGGTGAATGTCATTGTCTCAAGTCAGTGTGCCATAATTATTTTACAGCAAGACATTTACGGAGGAACACTGGCAGGTGTTGCTCCATAAATGTGACCCTTGACATCCTAATTGAAATTAAATGAATCATATTTCAACTCTTCAAATCACCATAAAACCCAGAAGACGCACAAGATGGCGACTTAACATTCTAGTATAGCTCCTTTTAAGATAGAAATTGAATTTGGGTCAACCCTAACGTTTTCATTGGTGTCTTAGATGTCTAATTGTAGTtgtattgtaattgtaattgtagtaattgtagtctctctctctctctctctctctctctctctctctctctctcgctctccctctctctaataGCATATAATAAGCATATCATTTTAGCATTTATGTTGAAAGATAAGCTGTTTACGGTGGACACGTTTGTTAAGCACAAAGTGTCCCAAATGAGTCCAACAAGCTCATCTGAACACAAACGAGAATTGCTGCATAGCTTCAGCCTGCTTGAGTAGGTGGACCTACGGATACAACCATGGGCTATTCATAGTTACCCCTCGGCCATCTGCTTGCCACAGCAATATGTCCCACTGAccgtgcagagagagagagagagagagagagagagagagagagagagagagagagagagagagagagagagagagagagagagagagagagggggaaggcagagaggaggagagcgagagagggctagatagagagagaggggaagggcgGAAAGAGGGCGGAAGATAGAgaagtagagggagagagagatcgataTTGGAAGGgaagagggtggagagagagagagagagagagaagagaaagagatagtAAGATAGAAGGATTGAGAGGGGAGATGAAATTTGGGTCAGTTTAGCTCgcgaggtagagcagttgtcttgtaaccgataggttgctagttcaatccccagctccgcctagctgagtgtcaatgagtccctgagcaagacacttaaccctaactgctcctgacgagctggctgtcgccttgcatggttgactctgtcgtcggtgtgtcaatgtgtgtattaaccgatgtaagtcgctatggataaaagtgtctgccaaatgccctaaatgtaattgtaaagagagagagaataagaaagagaTGCCTGTAAAGAGGAGGCAgcggaggagaaagagagagctggAGCTCAAGCCCTAACTGTGTTCAATGTGTGACCCCTATCCAGCCTTCGCCCCCACATGGGTCTTCCCCATTTCACTCTGACATCCATCCCCATTCATCTCATAGCAAGAAGAGCTGACAAGCAGGGATTTACGACAAAAGAGCATTTATTCCTGGTTTTTCACTCTTCCTCAAAAGTGCAGATAAGTTTGTACATTTGCACAGGTCAATTCCAGAACATTTAACACATGCGAGTAACATTAACATTACACGATGTGTTAGATGTTGAGAAAAAGTCCGCAGGCAATTCATAAAtaagatataaaaaatattCTTTCAGCTGATGGTTACTGAGTCTTGCAGGGAGTGCGCGGTTCCGTGTAGAGTTGTTGTGATGTTGGTCAATGGAGATTTATGCCTTCACAAGGGTGACAAACTCTGTGGGGATAAGGGAGATGGTATAAAACATTAGTATCGAGCCGAGATTAAGTGCAAATTCAGGTTGCTTTAGGGAATGTATGAATAATTCTTTATTAACTATTTATAAACCAGCAATAATTGTCCTCAATTTAGAATAGGGAAGTATTTAATTTGCTGAATCCTCAAACAATGAGTGCATCAATTTAGCAAACAATGTTGTCCTGGTTGTTGTTTGAATTTTTTAGAATGCATTAGTGTTCTGAGGTGTAGCTTGGGTTTAGAGTTAGACCTTGCTATGACATGAAGCTCAATCCGAATCTCGTCTCATGAGGTGAACCAATGTGTGATGTGATGCTCAAGTCTGAAAAGTACTGACCATCAACTCCGATCATGCCATCACCATCAACGTCACCAGCGGCGAGGAAGGCCTTGGTCTCAGCAGCGGTGAGTTCCCTTGCTCCGGCGCCGAAGGTCTGCAGGAAGAGCCTTAAGAAAGAGGAAATGTTGATGAGGAACAGAAATGTGTTTCCTAATGAATATGTCATATATATCAAAAGCTTTAGCAGTGAAACTCTGAAGCAAAAGTATATGTATCTTTTATTATCtttttaataatacaattattatagAAGCCTTTAAACCTACTTTAAAGAAGGGCGGTATCACACAATGACTTTTATAAGGAAAGATATCTAAAGGTAATTTAATGGTGTAGTAGCCTAGCTATTTTAAGTGTGAAAagaattagtcatacttaagCTCATCCTCCTCAATGAAGCCGCTCTGGTCCTGGTCAATGACGAAGAAAGCCTTCTTGACTTCCTCGTGGGACTTGGCGGCCAGACCGCATGCCTTGAAGAAGGTCTTGTAGTTGAAGGAGTCAGCAGCTGCGTGAAAACATTTTTTAGAATCACTGTGAGAGTGCAGAAGAGCTCCGAAGAACAACCAAAATGAATTGAAAGGATGTGAAGACTTATTGTGGCTTTCCGTCATCAGTAAAACGTGAGACGCCGCAGTAGGCTATGCCAGAGAGTCAATCTATTATTGTATGCCACTTCCCCATTCAATTCCAATGTATTGTTTGACCAAATATTGATATgcaattgataaaaaaaaatgtgtttgaagTCTTAGGAATACACTAGGCTGAAACGTGGATATTGTGTGTATTATTTGTTAttcgtcccccccacccccgcttaCCTGCGCAGGCGGCGAGGGCGGCCTTGACGTCAGCGTCAGCGAGTACTCCAGCGAAGGACATTTTTTCTATCtttgagaagagagagagaagatagtGTTGGAAGCATAAAATATTAGGCCTGTTTGCATCGAAAACCATATTATCAATGCTTCTTTAGGCCAACCATGTAATGACGTTATATAGGAATATATGGAGCAACGCGTATATTGAGCAATATTTGAGTAATCTCATCCTGAAAATAACACTTCCATCAACGGCAGTAAACCGCACATTATTAAATACATGAAGGCCTATTTAAACCAAGATAGAAGCCTTATACTATGATACAAGGCATGTTTATAAACGCAAGAGAAGTGTTAGCTCAGTGCATATTTTAACTACAGCCTGAATTGATCTATTAATATTTGAACATCCAATCAGAGGCCAAATTGGGTAAATCCACAACAAGACCCATAGTGATGCACTCTAGTCAGCAAGAGTAAATCAATGCGATGGACGACCAAGGCGAAACCATGCTTAGTTCGTTTGTAAAGAACACAACTCTTTACAATAGGCCTAACTAATTCCCCCAGCCTACAGACTGTTAATGAACGTGttatccaaaaaataaaaataaatcctcAGAAAAGCCTCATTTCAATTCCTTTCAACCCGAGGTGTCCATTGATCCATCTTATGATTTTGGGTTCCATTTGTTTTCTATGGTAGTCCACCACGGAAAAGGTCCCATTATCGGAATTCCCCAGCTCCCAATGTAAAGCTGCTGGCAGGAACCGATCGACCCGCGGTCAAAGAGGAGACCGCGC comes from Gadus macrocephalus chromosome 2, ASM3116895v1 and encodes:
- the LOC132449418 gene encoding parvalbumin beta-2, encoding MAFAGILKDAEVAAALEACKSAGSFDHTKFFKSCGLAGKSLDDVKKAFAIIDQDQSDFIEEEELKLFLQNFSASARALSDAETKAFLKAGDSDGDGKIGVDEFAAMVKA
- the LOC132449411 gene encoding parvalbumin beta-1, with the translated sequence MSFAGVLADADVKAALAACAAADSFNYKTFFKACGLAAKSHEEVKKAFFVIDQDQSGFIEEDELKLFLQTFGAGARELTAAETKAFLAAGDVDGDGMIGVDEFVTLVKA